A genomic window from Solanum dulcamara chromosome 11, daSolDulc1.2, whole genome shotgun sequence includes:
- the LOC129873421 gene encoding thioredoxin O2, mitochondrial-like, which translates to MRGILRRLIGCRQLFTSSRRSSELVQTLMVSSAATVSYSTVTFMEKPNLLYGFPIAANLLPDFQALHVLNHYRNFSSSPSSGPSNIVSIESEEQFNTSLRKVQDESLPAIFYFTAVWCGPCRLLSPVIGQLSEKYPHVTTYKVDIDKEGLGNALSKLNIHSVPTLHFFQNGKKTSEVIGADVQRLKETMEELYK; encoded by the exons ATGAGAGGGATTCTACGGCGTTTGATCGGTTGCAGACaattattcacatcatcacgGCGTTCTTCTGAATTGGTTCAGACATTAATGGTGTCATCAGCAGCTACAGTCTCTTACTCAACTGTAACTTTCATGGAGAAACCTAATCTACTTTATGGATTCCCAATTGCCGCAAACCTCCTGCCTGATTTCCAGGCCCTTCACGTTCTCAATCATTATCGAAACTTCTCCAGTTCACCTTCCTCAG GTCCATCAAATATTGTATCAATTGAGTCTGAAGAACAATTCAATACTTCACTTCGCAAAGTACAAG ATGAATCTCTGCCTGCAATATTCTACTTCACTGCTGTTTGGTGTGGGCCCT GTAGGCTGTTATCTCCTGTGATTGGCCAATTGAGTGAGAAATATCCTCATGTGACAACATATAAAGTTGACATTGACAAG GAGGGGCTTGGAAATGCATTAAGCAAGTTGAATATTCACTCAGTG CCTACATTGCACTTCTTTCAAAATGGGAAAAAAACATCTGAAGTTATCGGTGCTGATGTCCAACGCTTGAAAGAAACCATGGAAGAGCTCTACAAATGA